A window of Fusarium verticillioides 7600 chromosome 10, whole genome shotgun sequence contains these coding sequences:
- a CDS encoding hypothetical protein (At least one base has a quality score < 10), which translates to MRLINTTTLEVEEFFDVSIPEYAILSHTWGDGEVSLQDWADRKNRRFKPGFQKIVWACTQAAKDQLTHVWVDTNCIDKSSSAELSEAINSMFRWYRRSAVCYVYLEDVATVTLDECTKPESAFRNARWFTRGWTLQELIAPPNVSFFSSNWTLIATKSELAPCITEITGIPWSCLLKGRLSKAHPLGRYSIAQRMAWASNRSTTRIEDQAYSLLGLFDISMPLVYGEGFEAFTRLLGEIIHKYTDHSFFASRLQYVDFLPRSPWEFDNSQSVVISSSPQLQRHYTPGDHSYSFHLTNTGLQITLPIVPTLVPNFVFGVLDCWDIETMSTTTTRHVSRIWIPLLRKGAVSAAMQRGILIKKPYATILSVPSWQPREAGSPFLLCFPRATADYRLYGIFPNDHESDTSWSSETPPLLPLIMPRRIHRSSHQAPDSGILRRDNTDIYAAVVVFKKKGSKPPQFVAIFLSNIVQEDKGRVVFEPRGKVIPNWSPTEDADLEAVDFSTFPDTDFDGDTLVTVQKIASNPRRRAKDRFVGLTQIIFDREQMMEELRLQPDREETASRGILQYYGQDSSDEEADN; encoded by the exons ATGCGACTTATCAATACCACGACCCTCGAGGTCGAGGAATTCTTTGACGTTTCCATTCCCGAATATGCTATCTTATCGCATACCTGGGGCGACGGCGAAGTCTCATTGCAAGACTGGGCCGATCGCAAAAACCGTCGCTTCAAGCCCGGGTTCCAGAAAATCGTCTGGGCTTGTACCCAAGCTGCCAAAGACCAACTGACCCACGTCTGGGTGGACACCAACTGCATTGATAAGAGCAGCTCTGCGGAACTATCTGAGGCAATTAACTCCATGTTTAGATGGTATCGACGATCTGCTGTGTGTTATGTCTACTTGGAGGATGTCGCAACCGTGACTTTGGACGAATGCACGAAGCCAGAGAGTGCGTTCAGAAATGCGAGATGGTTCACAAGAGGCTGGACTCTCCAGGAACTTATCGCACCGCCCAATGTCAGTTTCTTCTCAAGTAACTGGACTTTGATAGCGACAAAGTCCGAGCTAGCACCTTGCATCACCGAAATTACGGGCATTCCTTGGTCATGTCTACTCAAGGGCAGGCTGTCCAAAGCACATCCACTGGGGAGATATAGTATTGCACAGAGAATGGCTTGGGCATCAAACCGCTCGACAACACGTATCGAGGACCAGGCATACTCCCTCCTTGGACTCTTCGATATCTCCATGCCGCTCGTATATGGTGAAGGTTTTGAAGCTTTCACTAGACTACTTGGCGAGATCATACACAAGTATACAGATCACAGCTTCTTTGCATCCCGACTGCAATATGTCGATTTCCTCCCTCGCTCTCCTTGGGAGTTCGATAACTCACAGTCCGTGGTTATTAGTAGCTCACCACAGTTGCAAAGGCATTACACGCCAGGAGATCATTCCTACTCATTTCATCTGACCAACACTGGATTGCAGATCACTCTACCGATTGTGCCTACTTTGGTTCCTAATTTCGTATTTGGTGTGCTTGACTGTTGGGACATTGAGACTATGAGTACTACGACAACGCGTCACGTATCGCGGATATGGATACCACTTCTTCGGAAGGGAGCTG TATCAGCGGCAATGCAGAGAGGTATTCTGATCAAGAAGCCATATGCGACCATCCTATCAGTCCCGTCGTGGCAGCCGCGTGAAGCAGGAAGTCCGTTCCTACTCTGCTTTCCCCGAGCAACAGCAGACTATCGTCTATACGGCATCTTCCCCAACGACCATGAATCTGATACCTCGTGGTCATCGGAAACACCTCCTTTGTTGCCACTGATAATGCCACGCCGTATCCATAGAAGCAGCCACCAGGCGCCTGATAGTGGGATTCTTAGAAGAGACAATACGGACATTTACGCTGCAGTGGTCGTGTTTAAGAAGAAAGGATCAAAGCCCCCACAATTCGTTGCTATCTTCCTGTCCAATATTGTACAGGAGGATAAGGGAAGGGTGGTTTTCGAGCCAAGAGGCAAGGTGATTCCGAATTGGTCACCAACTGAAGACGCAGATTtggaggctgttgatttTTCTACCTTTCCTGATACTGATTTCGATGGTGATACGTTGGTTACGGTCCAGAAGATAGCAAGTAACCCTAGGAGAAGAGCCAAAGATCGTTTCGTTGGGCTTACGCAGATCATCTTCGATAGAgagcagatgatggaagagctACGTCTACAACCAGACAGAGAAGAAACGGCGTCGAGGGGTATTTTGCAGTACTATGGCCAGGATTCGtcagatgaagaggctgacAACTGA
- a CDS encoding hypothetical protein (At least one base has a quality score < 10) yields the protein MRLINTTTLEVEEFFDVSIPEYAILSHTWGDGEVSLQDWADRKNRRFKPGFQKIVWACTQAAKDQLTHVWVDTNCIDKSSSAELSEAINSMFRWYRRSAVCYVYLEDVATVTLDECTKPESAFRNARWFTRGWTLQELIAPPNVSFFSSNWTLIATKSELAPCITEITGIPWSCLLKGRLSKAHPLGRYSIAQRMAWASNRSTTRIEDQAYSLLGLFDISMPLVYGEGFEAFTRLLGEIIHKYTDHSFFASRLQYVDFLPRSPWEFDNSQSVVISSSPQLQRHYTPGDHSYSFHLTNTGLQITLPIVPTLVPNFVFGVLDCWDIETMSTTTTRHVSRIWIPLLRKGAGESQRYLRLIWPQTFFPVKMARRDNIMFYEEQILSKRDENRSVTSEEPSDYVDTVSAAMQRGILIKKPYATILSVPSWQPREAGSPFLLCFPRATADYRLYGIFPNDHESDTSWSSETPPLLPLIMPRRIHRSSHQAPDSGILRRDNTDIYAAVVVFKKKGSKPPQFVAIFLSNIVQEDKGRVVFEPRGKVIPNWSPTEDADLEAVDFSTFPDTDFDGDTLVTVQKIASNPRRRAKDRFVGLTQIIFDREQMMEELRLQPDREETASRGILQYYGQDSSDEEADN from the coding sequence ATGCGACTTATCAATACCACGACCCTCGAGGTCGAGGAATTCTTTGACGTTTCCATTCCCGAATATGCTATCTTATCGCATACCTGGGGCGACGGCGAAGTCTCATTGCAAGACTGGGCCGATCGCAAAAACCGTCGCTTCAAGCCCGGGTTCCAGAAAATCGTCTGGGCTTGTACCCAAGCTGCCAAAGACCAACTGACCCACGTCTGGGTGGACACCAACTGCATTGATAAGAGCAGCTCTGCGGAACTATCTGAGGCAATTAACTCCATGTTTAGATGGTATCGACGATCTGCTGTGTGTTATGTCTACTTGGAGGATGTCGCAACCGTGACTTTGGACGAATGCACGAAGCCAGAGAGTGCGTTCAGAAATGCGAGATGGTTCACAAGAGGCTGGACTCTCCAGGAACTTATCGCACCGCCCAATGTCAGTTTCTTCTCAAGTAACTGGACTTTGATAGCGACAAAGTCCGAGCTAGCACCTTGCATCACCGAAATTACGGGCATTCCTTGGTCATGTCTACTCAAGGGCAGGCTGTCCAAAGCACATCCACTGGGGAGATATAGTATTGCACAGAGAATGGCTTGGGCATCAAACCGCTCGACAACACGTATCGAGGACCAGGCATACTCCCTCCTTGGACTCTTCGATATCTCCATGCCGCTCGTATATGGTGAAGGTTTTGAAGCTTTCACTAGACTACTTGGCGAGATCATACACAAGTATACAGATCACAGCTTCTTTGCATCCCGACTGCAATATGTCGATTTCCTCCCTCGCTCTCCTTGGGAGTTCGATAACTCACAGTCCGTGGTTATTAGTAGCTCACCACAGTTGCAAAGGCATTACACGCCAGGAGATCATTCCTACTCATTTCATCTGACCAACACTGGATTGCAGATCACTCTACCGATTGTGCCTACTTTGGTTCCTAATTTCGTATTTGGTGTGCTTGACTGTTGGGACATTGAGACTATGAGTACTACGACAACGCGTCACGTATCGCGGATATGGATACCACTTCTTCGGAAGGGAGCTGGTGAGTCGCAGCGGTATCTACGATTGATCTGGCCTCAAACGTTTTTCCCTGTGAAGATGGCTCGGAGGGACAACATAATGTTCTACGAAGAACAGATCCTTTCCAAAAGAGACGAGAATAGATCAGTTACTTCAGAAGAACCTTCTGATTATGTGGACACAGTATCAGCGGCAATGCAGAGAGGTATTCTGATCAAGAAGCCATATGCGACCATCCTATCAGTCCCGTCGTGGCAGCCGCGTGAAGCAGGAAGTCCGTTCCTACTCTGCTTTCCCCGAGCAACAGCAGACTATCGTCTATACGGCATCTTCCCCAACGACCATGAATCTGATACCTCGTGGTCATCGGAAACACCTCCTTTGTTGCCACTGATAATGCCACGCCGTATCCATAGAAGCAGCCACCAGGCGCCTGATAGTGGGATTCTTAGAAGAGACAATACGGACATTTACGCTGCAGTGGTCGTGTTTAAGAAGAAAGGATCAAAGCCCCCACAATTCGTTGCTATCTTCCTGTCCAATATTGTACAGGAGGATAAGGGAAGGGTGGTTTTCGAGCCAAGAGGCAAGGTGATTCCGAATTGGTCACCAACTGAAGACGCAGATTtggaggctgttgatttTTCTACCTTTCCTGATACTGATTTCGATGGTGATACGTTGGTTACGGTCCAGAAGATAGCAAGTAACCCTAGGAGAAGAGCCAAAGATCGTTTCGTTGGGCTTACGCAGATCATCTTCGATAGAgagcagatgatggaagagctACGTCTACAACCAGACAGAGAAGAAACGGCGTCGAGGGGTATTTTGCAGTACTATGGCCAGGATTCGtcagatgaagaggctgacAACTGA
- a CDS encoding arylsulfatase translates to MGFLPSTRPNFLVIVADDLGFSDCGCYGSEISTPNIDLLASETGGIRFTEFHVAAACSPTRSMLMTGTDHHIAGLGQLQEITRSSPAHKGKPGHEGYLNERVVALPELLRDGGYFTCMSGKWHLGLKPEHHPNKRGFKRSLALLPGCANHYAYEPEYQDPKSEPGKFFETAVRALHAEDGRFLAESELGPDWYSSDGYTDKLLSYLSNRTEEELQQPFFAYLPFSAPHWPLQAPKESCDKYRGVYDEGPEALRQKRLRKLKDLGLIDKSVVPHPVTTVPGEPGEWDQLHDETKAASARAMEVYAGMVDRMDWNIGRVIQYLKDRKEYDNTAILFMSDNGAEGASYEAFPLVGTTIMDHVHKYYDNSLENIGRGNSFVWYGSRWAQAATAPSRLYKMFSTEGGCRVPLVVKPTAEVGSKARGSIVTDAFCTVMDIVPTILEYAGLGHPETYSGRPVMPLRGKSWKSFLDQLDSISRSSPIHDKSYVAGFEVAGSGALRRGDWKITYVPKPKGPQRWELFNIKNDPGETNDLAESRPELMAELLKLWEEYKVEVGVVGLAGEFPGLAGKQGAQQDTINDEMEDPYSWIKYIKRPEITPKELVGIVPV, encoded by the exons ATGGGCTTTTTACCATCTACAAGACCAAacttcctcgtcatcgtcgcagATGACCTCGGCTTCAGTGACTGCGGTTGTTATGGTTCAGAAATCTCGACACCAAACATTGACCTTCTCGCTTCGGAAACCGGGGGCATTCGCTTCACGGAATTCCATGTCGCTGCAGCATGTAGTCCTACAAGGTCTATGCTCATGACGGGCACAGACCATCACATCGCCGGATTAGGCCAACTCCAGGAAATTACCAGGAGTTCACCTGCTCACAAGGGCAAGCCCGGACACGAAGGCTATCTTAATGAGAGGGTTGTTGCACTTCCTGAATTGTTGAGAGATGGAGGGTATTTCACCTGCATGAGCGGCAAGTGGCATCTGGGACTTAAGCCGGAGCATCATCCGAATAAGAGGGGGTTTAAGAGAAGTCTGGCTCTCCTACCCGGGTGTGCAAATCACTATG CGTATGAACCTGAGTATCAAGACCCCAAGTCTGAACCGGGCAAATTCTTCGAGACAGCTGTGCGAGCCCTGCATGCCGAGGATGGGAGGTTTCTCGCTGAGAGTGAACTGGGTCCGGATTGGTACTCTTCAGATGGCTACACCGACAAGCTTCTAAGTTATCTATCCAATCGCACAGAGGAAGAGCTACAACAGCCTTTCTTTGCGTATCTACCGTTTTCAGCACCGCATTGGCCACTCCAAGCTCCAAAGGAGTCATGCGACAAGTATCGTGGCGTCTACGATGAAGGCCCTGAAGCACTTCGACAAAAGCGTCTGCGGaagctcaaagaccttggTCTGATTGACAAATCTGTTGTGCCTCATCCAGTGACGACTGTGCCTGGTGAACCTGGCGAGTGGGACCAGCTCCATGACGAAACTAAAGCTGCGAGTGCACGAGCTATGGAGGTTTACGCTGGCATGGTCGATCGCATGGATTGGAATATTGGCCGAGTGATCCAGTATCTTAAGGACAGGAAGGAATACGATAACACGGCCATTCTGTTCATGAGTGATAATGGGGCCGAGGGAGCGAGCTATGAAGCCTTTCCACTTGTCGGGACCACAATAATGGATCATGTGCACAAGTACTACGACAACAGCTTAGAGAACATCGGACGTGGTAACTCCTTCGTCTGGTATGGCTCAAGATGGGCTCAGGCGGCTACAGCACCGTCAAGGTTATACAAAATGTTCTCCACGGAGGGTGGGTGCCGAGTACCGCTCGTGGTGAAGCCAACGGCTGAAGTGGGATCCAAGGCTAGAGGCAGCATCGTCACTGATGCCTTCTGTACAGTGATGGATATTGTTCCCACTATTCTAGAGTATGCTGGACTGGGCCACCCAGAAACCTACTCTGGAAGACCAGTCATGCCCCTCCGTGGCAAGAGTTGGAAATCCTTCCTCGATCAACTAGACAGCAtatcgagatcatcgccaattCACGATAAAAGCTACGTTGCAGGCTTTGAAGTAGCAGGTTCAGGCGCTCTTCGCCGTGGGGACTGGAAGATAACCTACGTCCCTAAGCCAAAGGGCCCCCAGCGATGGGAATtattcaacatcaagaacgatCCCGGCGAGACGAATGATTTGGCAGAGTCTCGACCTGAGTTGATGGCAGAGTTGCTGAAGCTATGGGAGGAAtacaaggttgaggttggcgtGGTAGGTTTGGCAGGCGAGTTTCCGGGTCTGGCTGGTAAGCAGGGCGCCCAGCAGGATACAATtaatgatgagatggaggatcCGTATTCTTGGATCAAGTATATCAAGAGACCGGAGATTACACCAAAAGAGTTGGTAGGTATAGTTCCAGTCTAG